The genomic interval GCGTTTCGGCTGGGTGTTCATCGGGCAGCGGCGGCCGCTGCTGGCCCTGCTGCTGACCTTCGCCGTGGCGAATCTGTGCACCAGCAACCTGGGCGTGCTGGAGCCGCTGATCGCGAAGTTCGGCCTGGCAGGCGACTGGAGCGCGCGGGGCGGGACGTTGCAGGGGGCGCTGGCCACCCTGGCGGTCACGCAGAGCGTGGGGGGCGTCCTGGGAGGGGTGCTGATCAGCGCCTGGGGTGGGCTGAAGCGGCAGCGGGTGCTGGGAGTACTGGTGCCGATGGTCGTGTCGGGGCTGGCCTTCGCCGCGTTCGGAGCGAGCGTAAGCGTCGCCGCCGCCGCCGCGGCGCTGCTGGTGATGGGCCTGACGCTCCCGGCGATGAACGCGCACTCGCAGAGCATCTGGCAGTCGCAGGTGCCACCTGAGATGCAGGGCCGGGTGTTCAGCGTGCGGCGCCTGATTGCGCAGTTCACGTCGCCGGCCAGTACGGCCCTGGCCGGGGTGCTGGCCGCGCGGTACGCGCCGGGCAGCGTGGCGGTCGTGGCGGGGCTGATCCTGGCCGCGGCCGCGGCGGGACAGCTGCTGAACCCGGCGTTGCGGCGCGTGGAGGACCCGGCCCTGTCGGCCCACCCGGAAGTCCCGGCCAGCACGTAGGATCTTGTGTGCGGCAGAAGGGGGGCAGGCGCCGCGGCGCCTGCCCCCCTTCTGCCGTATCCCGCATTCAGCGTTGTCGGTCGAGCCAGCCGGCCAGCCACGGGAGTTTAACCTGCACCTTCTCGCGCAGGCCGCCCCAGTAGCGGCGGGACCAGCCCTCGATGTTGCGCTGCTTGCCGCGCGCCACGGCCATGGCACCTTCAGGGACGTCGTCGTGCAGGGCGCTGCCGGCCGCGATGAACGCCGCGTCACCCACGGCGCGCGGAGCGATCAGGGTGCTGTTGCTGCCGATGAACACGCCGGCGCCAATCTGCGTGCGGTGCTTGTTCACCCCGTCGAAGTTCGCGACGATGGTGCCGGCTCCGACGTTCGTTTCTGCGCCGATGGTGACGTCCCCCAGGTACGCGAGGTGCCCGGCCTTCACGCCGGAGGCCAGCTGCGCGTTTTTGGTCTCCACGAAGTTCCCGATGTGCACCTGCTCGCCCAGCGTGGTGCCGGGCCGCAGGCGCGCGAAGGGCCCCACGTCACTGCCGGCGCCAATCTGCGCACCCTCCAGGACGCTGTGTGCCTTGATCTTCACGCTGCGCTCCAGCACGCTGTCGGTCACCACGCTGTACGCGCCGACCGTGACGCCCTCGTCAATGCGTGTCTGCCCGCGCAGGATCACGCCAGGTTCCAGGGTCACGTCCCGGCCCACCTGGACGGTGTCCTCGATGTACACCGTTTCCGGCATGGGGATGGTCACACCGGCGCGCATGTGCGCCTGCGTGATCCGCCGGCGGATGATGCTTTCCGCGTCGGCAAGGCCGCTGCGGTCATTGGCCCCCATAACCTCGCCCGGGTCGGCGAGTTTGAAGGCCTGCACGTCGGCGCCCTCGGCGCGGTACAGGCCGAGCAGATCGGTGAGGTAGTACTCTCCACCGGCGTTGTCGTTCGTGATGCGCCGGGCAAGGTCGCGGGCGCGGGCGTCCATCAGGTACACGCCGCTGTTGAATTCCTGCACGGCGCGCTCTTCGGCCGTGGCGTCCTTCTGCTCCACGATGCGTTCGACGCGCCCGTGCGCGTCACGGATGATGCGCCCGTATCCGGTGGCGTCCGGCAGTTCGCCGGTCAGCACCGTGAAAGCGCTGCCGCGCGCGCGGTGATCGTCGAGCAGTTCGCGCAGCGTCTCGGGGCGCAGCAGGGGCGTGTCACCGTACAGCACCAGCACGTCTGCGCCCGCCTGAGCGTCCAGCGCTCCCAGGCCCTGAAGGAAGGCGTGTCCGGTGCCAAGCTGCTGGGCCTGCCGGGCGAACACCACGCCGGTGCCGCGCAGGGCCGCCTCGACCTGCTCGGCGCCGTGACCGGTCACGACCACCACCTGCCGGGCGCCCAGGTCACGCGCGGTCTTCACGGCCCACGCCACCATGGGGCGGCCCGCCACGGGGTGCAGCACCTTCGGCAGGCTGGACTTCATGCGGGTGCCCTGCCCCGCGGCGAGAATCACGACGTCCAGCGGACGGTTCTGTTCAGTCATAGCCTGCCCACTGTACCAAGCGGGCTGCCCGGCCCGCCCCGCTGCGCTCAGCGCCACTCAAGACCGGAGGGTGACCCCGCGCAGGGTCACCCTCCGGTGTGGCGGAGCAAGGTCAGGCGGTGGGTTCGGCCTGGCCCGGTGCCGTCTGAACCGGCGCGCCGCGGCGGCGCAGGCGCAGCAGCATCCAGACGCTGGCGATGATCAAGGGGATGCTGATGATCTGGGTTTCCGTGAGCAGGCCGATGCCCGAAGCGTCCAGGCCCTGGCTGAGGTGCAGCTTGATGGGCAGCGGGTTCAGGCGGAAGGTTTCCTCCCATCCGGCGCGCAGCACGCTGTACCACAGCCAGAACTGCCAGAACGCCCAGCCGGGGATGCGGGAGCGCAGCCAGAAGAATGCCGCGACAGACAGAATGACGCCGATGATCACGCCGTACATCTGCGTGAAGTGCACGGGCGCAGTCATGACGATCTGCCCGCCGATCTGCTGACAGTACTGCGACAGGTCCATGTCGGGGCTAGGAGCGCGGACGCACATGCCGTCGTGAAAGGCGCGGGCGCTGTCGGGCCAGCGGAAGCCCACGGGCCAGCCGGTGACCCGCCCGACCGTGTCGGTGCCGTTCATGATGTTCCCCAGGCGCCCGCCGATAATGCCGAACGCCACGCCGGGTACGCACAGGTCCGCGTACCGGTAGAAGTCCATGCCCTTGCGCCGGGCGTAGTACAGCATCACCAGAATCCCGCCGATCAGGCCGCCGTGAATACTGATGCCGCCCTGGCGCAGGTTCACGATGTCCAGCAGCACGCGCGGGAAGGGAATGTTCTCGAACTGCTGCCAGGAGGTGGCCACGAACACGAGCCGGGCGCCCACCAGGCCCCACACGATCATCCAGAGGATCATGTCGTTGAACAGGTCGACGTTCAGGCCGCGTTCACGGGCCATGCGGGTGCCGACCCACACGCCGGCCACGATGCCCAGCGTGATCAGGACGCCGTACCAGGCCACGGTGAAGCTGCCAATCTGCAGGAAAACAGGATCCATAGGTGCCTTGTAGTGTAGAGCGTAAAGGTCAGAGGCGGCGGCCCACCCTGGGTGCTCAGGGTGGGCCGCCGCGCGGGGCTGTCTTCCTCAGAAGCTCAGCGGGGCCGGATTTTCTTCCGGGGCCACGACGCGGAACGCGCGGGAGAGCACGACACCCAGCTCGTACAGGACGTACAGCGGCACGGCGACCATCAGCATGCTGGTGGGGTCGGGCGTGGGGGTGATAATCGCGGCGAACACCATGATGACCACCAGCGCGATGCGCCAGCCGCGGCGCAGCATCACGTGGTTCACCAGCCCGATGCGGGTGAGGATCACGGCCAGGATGGGCAGTTCGAAGGACAGGCCGAACGCCACGAGGAACGTGGTGACTGTCCCGATGTAGCTGCCCAGGCTGAGGATGGGCGTGACCGCCCCGCCGAGGAAGTCCAGCAGGAACCCGACCATGGTGGGAAGCACCAGCCGGTACCCGAACACGGCGCCCAGTACGAACGAGAGGCCCGCCCCGACAATGAACGGCAGTGCCCAGCGGCGCTCGTGGTCATACAGGCCCGGCGCGATGAACAGCCACACCTGCCACAGGATGAGCGGCAGGGCCACCGCCAGACCTGCCCAGAAGGACAGGTTGAGGCTGAGCACGAACTGGTCCGTGAGGTTCAGCGTGACCAGTTCAACGGTGCCTTTGCGGTACAGCTCCGAGGCGTTCAGGGGTACCTTGACAAGGTCAATCAGCTGCGCGCGGTACTGGAAGGCGGCCGCCATGCCGAGGGCCAGGCAGATTACGCTGATGATAAGCCGCTTGCGCAGTTCGTCCAGATGGTCGAACAGAGGAGCGCTGTGCAGCTGAGTGGAGTCCGGGTTCGGCATGGCGTGGGCCTCAGCGGCGGTCGCCGGCGGTCTCGCTGACGTGCGCCTGGGTGCTGATGGGCGCGCCGGTCACGGGGTCCAGCTGGCGGGAGGCGACGTCGGTGACGGGCTTGTCGGCGTGGGTTTCCTTCTTGAACTCCTTGATGCCCTGCCCGAGACCCCGGCCGAGCTCGGGGAGCTTCTTGGCGCCGAAGATCAGGGCGATGACGACGATAACCAGAATAATTTCCAGAGGTCCGAACATGGTGTACTCCTTGTGGGCGCGCCGGGCGCGGCAGCAGTGGCGGGGCGGAAGTGACGCAGGTCTCTACCCTGAAGGTATGCGAGTGGAAGGAAATTGGATGAGATTGCCCTCACCTATCAAACCTTAATGGGCGTGGGTCAACGGACAGTGAATGAAGAGCGCGGCTCTGCCGCCACCGCTGACCAGGGTCCACTTCGCGGGGGGCCGGCCCGCACCGGCGAGACTGCCTGCGGCGCCGCGCGTGCCCTTCAGATACCCCAGCCGCCGTCCACCAGGATCTCCTGCCCGGTGATGTACGCCGCTTCGTTCGTGGCGAGGAAGGCCACCGCGGCCGACACCTCGCTTGGCTCCCCGAAGCGCCGCGCCGGAATGCGGGCCTTGAGCCGCTCGGCGTCGTCGGGGTTGGCGTGCAGCGCCTGCAGGCGCTCTGTGGCGGTGTAGCCGGGCGCGACGGTGTTGCAGGTCACGCCGTCCGACGCGACCTCCAGTGCCAGGGTCCGCAGGTGGTTGGTCACGGCGGCGCGCATGGCGTTGCTGACCGGCAGGGTCAGTGAGGGGCGGCCCACCGTGAGGCTGGTGACGGCAATGATGCGGCCCCAGCGGCGCTCCCGCATGCCACCCAGGACCGCCTCAGCGAGGCGGGCGGTGCTCATGAAGGTCGTCTGGAAGCCCTGCGTCCACGCGGCCTCGCTCACCTGGCTGGGCAGCGAGGGCGGCGGACCGCCGGCGTTGCTCACCAGAATGTCCACGTCGCCGGCAGCCTGCACGGCGGCGCGCACGCCCTCGGGGGTGCTGACGTCCGCCACCACCCACTGGGCGCCGGTGGCGTCTGCGGCGCGGCGCAGCGCGTCCTCTCCGCGCGCGGCAATGGTGACGTGGGCGCCCAGCCGGATCAGGTCCTGCGCCGCTGCCAGCCCGATGCCTTTGCTGCCGCCCGTCACGAGGGCACGTTTTCCTTCCAGTCTGAACAGGCTCACGCCCTGAGGGTACACCCGGGGCGTTACGCTGCCGGGCATGACCGACTCTCACGCAGCGCTGATCGTGGTGGCCACCTCCGGGGAGGCCGCGCGCCTCACGGATCTGCCGGCCCGTGTGGTGGTCAGTGGCGTGGGGCCGGTCGCGGCGGCCCTGGCCACGGCGCGGGCCTTGGCGGCCGCGCCGGCAGCGGTGGTCGTGAGTGCCGGGATTGGCGGTGCGTACCCGGGCAGTGGTCTGCTGCCGGGCGACCTGGCGGTGTCCAGCGTGATCGTGCAGGCGGATCTGGGTGCCTGGGACGGCCCGGTGTTTCTGCCTCTGGGCGAGCTGGGCCTGTCCGTTCAGCCGGACGGCACTCAGGACGCGGTGTTTTCCGTCTGGGACAGGGCGGCGCAGGTGGCCGCCCGCGCGGGAGCGCCGCTGGGACCCGCCCTGACGCTGTGCAGCGTGACGGGCAGTCTGAACGCCGCCCGCGCCCTGGAGGCCCGGTACCCCGGCGCGCTGACGGAAGGCATGGAGGGTGCGGGCGTGGCGCACGCGGCGCTGCTGGCCGGCGTGCCGGCGCTGGAGGTGCGGGGCGTGAGCAACCCGGTCGGCCCGCGGGACCGGGCGGCGTGGCGGCTCCCTGAAGCTCTGGCTGCCACCCGGCGCGGCGTGCAGGCTGTGCTGGAGGTGCTGCGCCAGGGTCGTGGCTCCTAGAACAGGCGGCCGTCGTCCTCCGCGCCTTCGAGGGGGTCAGGGGCCTGGACCGGAACGCCGTGTGCGTTCAGGGCGTCGCGGAGCATGGGGATGTTTTTCAGCGCGTGGCCTTTGGTGGTGTTCTCGAAGAACACGTACAGCTCGCTGAGGTCGTCGTTGACCAGCGCGATCTTCTGTGCCCATTCGTCCATCTCGGCGCGGGAGTAGCGGTAGTCGTGGCGTTCGGCGGCGCTCTGGCCTTCCCACCAGGCGCCGGCGTTGCGGCCGTGCAGCCGCAGGTACCCGACGTCCGCGGTGACGTGCAGCTGCGGTTCGGGCAGCCCGCCGGCGGGTGGGTAGTCCGGACTGACCCAGATCAGGCCGCGTTCGGCCATGCCTTCGCGCACCTCGGGCCGGTCCCAGTCGGCGTGGCGGACCTCCACGGCCAGTTCGTGGCCGGCGAAGCGTTCAGCAAGCATCTGCAGGTAGCGGCGGTTGGCGGCCGTGCGGTGAAAGGAGTAGGGGAACTGCGCGAGGTACGGGCCGAGCAGACCGGCTTCGCGCAGCGGTTCGGGGCTCTGGAGCATGCGGTCGAAGTCCGCGTCGGTGGGGGCGCGGTCGTGCGTGAAGACCTTGTTGAGTTTCACGGCGAACCGGGTGCGGCCGCCGCTTTTGCGTAGCATTCCTTCGAAGGCTTTCAGCCCGGGAATGGCGTAGAACGAGGAGTTCAGTTCCACGGCGTCGAAATGCCTGGAGTAGGCGCTGAGGTAGTCGTCCTTGCGCACGCCGTCGTACAGAAGGCCGCTTTGCGCCCAGTCGTCGTTGCTGTAGCCGCCGCAGCCGATATACACACGCATGCGATCAGGCTAACGCTCCGGGCGTGGGGGGACCTGAAGGGCCGTTACGGATTTCCTCTGACTTGCCCCGGGAAGGTTCAGGGAGTTATGGGCGGCCGGTTCAGCGCGGTCCAGAACGCCTGGATGGTACGCAGCGCCTCGCGGAACTGCGTGAAGTCCAGCGGCTTGACCACGTATCCGCTGGCGCCGTGCGCGTAGGAGTCGCGGATGTCGCGGCTCTCACCACTGGTGGTCAGCATGACGACCGGGACGCCCTGCACGCCGGGCTCGGCGCGAATGGCGTCGAGTACGGCGAGGCCGTCCATCTGCGGCATTTTCAGGTCCAGCAGGATCAGGTCGGGGAGGGTGCCGGCGGCGTGGGCGGCGCGCAGCTGACGCAGTGCCTCAGGGCCGCTGCTGGCCACCGTGACGGCCGGCCGGGTGTCGGTGGTGCCCTCGTCCAGCGCGGTGAGGGCCAGTTCCACGTCGTTGGCATTGTCGTCGATCAACAGGATTCTGCGGGTGTCCACGGTGTCCCCCTGAAGCTGGGTCGCCTGAGTCCCCGGCAGCGACGTGCCGCCAGTGACCCGCAGTTTAGCAAACTCCATGAGCTTTTCCTTAAGCTTGTTTAACAGAGTGAGACATCCTGCTGAATCTGCCTCCCGCCCCGCCGGCTGGGCAGGCCCCCACCGCATGGCGCAGGCAGCGCGTAGACTCGGACTCATGTTGACCAAGCGCATCATTCCCTGCCTGGACGTGCAAAGCGGCCGGGTGGTGAAAAACGTCCGGTTCTTCGAGAACCACCGCGACGCCGGCGATCCGCTGCAGCTCGCGCAGGCCTACGAGGCGCAGCAGGCCGATGAACTCGTGTTCTATGACATCACCGCCACCCACGAAGGCCGCAGCCTGATGCTCGACGTGGCTGCGCGCGTGGCTGAGCAGGTCATGATGCCGCTCACCGTGGGCGGCGGCGTGAACCACCTGAGCGACTTCCGTCAGCTGCTGCTGGCCGGCGCGGACAAGATCAGCGTGAACAGCGGCGCCCTGAGCCGACCGGCGCTGATCCGCGAAGCGAGCGACCACTACGGAGCGCAGTGCGTGATGCTCAGCATCGACGCCAAACGCCGCCCGGACGGCCTGGGCTGGAACGTGTTCCGCGCGGGCGGCCGCGTGGACACCGGCCTGGACCTGATCGAGTGGGCCACGCGCGGCCAGACGCTCGGCGCAGGCGAAATCTGCCTGAACGTCATGGACGCCGACGGCACCCGCGCCGGCTTCGACCTGCACGCCACGCGCGCCGTGGCACGCGCCGTGGACCTGCCCGTGATCGCGTCGGGCGGCGCCGGGAAACTCGACGATTTCCGGGACGTGCTGCTGGCCGGCGACGACGGTGGGAACGCCGACGCTGCGCTCGCCGCGAGCGTCTTCCACTTCGGTGAACTGACCGTCCCGCAGGTGAAAACCTACCTGAAAAGCCAGGGGCTCCCCGTGCGCCCCGACTGGAGAGACGCATGACCGCCCCGGCCCTGCCTGAGCACCTGAAGTTCGACCCCACCACCGGCCTGATCCCGGTCGTCACGCAGGACGCCCGCACCGGCGCGGTGCTGATGCAGGCCTGGGCCGACCGCGCCGCCGTGCAGCGCACGCTGCAGACTCGTGAAGCCACCTACTGGTCCCGCTCGCGCGGCGAGCAGTGGGTCAAGGGCGCCACGAGCGGCCACACGCAGCAGGTGGTGGACGTTCAGGCCGACTGCGACGGCGACAGCCTGCTGTACCGCGTGGTCCAGACCGGCCCCGCCTGCCACACCGGCGCCTACTCCTGCTACCACCAGCCGCTGCTGAGCGGTGAGGCACCCGCAGCGGGGCTGGACGGCACGCTGGAACGCGTGTACGCCACGATCACCGAACGGCTGGCCACGCTGCCGGAGAACAGTTACGTGGCCCGCCTGCACGCCGGCGGCCTGGACCGCATCCTGAAAAAGATCAGTGAGGAAGCGGGCGAGGTGCTGCTCGCCGCGAAGAACAGTGACGGTCCCGAACTGGCGACCGAGGTGGCCGACCTGCTGTTCCACACGCTGTTCGCCATGGCCGAGATCGGCGTCTCCCCGGCGGACGTGGCGGCCGTGCTGCAGGAACGCGAGGGCCGCACCGGGCTCAAGGAGCCCAAGGCCGCCGGGTAGACGCGCCGGGCCCCCCGGTCAGAACAGGGTGGGCTGCGCGGCCGCCTCAGGCACCTGCGGCAGCGCGCTGACCTTCACGTACTCCAGCCCGGCCGCCTGCGCGACCTTCAGGGCAGGCAGCGTGATGTCCGGAGCGGCCAGGATGCCCCGCACGGCGCCGGGCGCCTGGGCGCGTACCGCATCCACGTAGCGGGCGAGCTGATACACGGCCTCGTGCCCGGCCTTACCGCGCTTGAGTTCCACAACCACGAACCGGCCCTGGGCGTCCCGGGCGTACAGGTCGATGCCGCCCACCCCGACAAGCAGCTCACGGTTCAGGACGCTCAGGCCCGGTTCGATCAGGTCCGGGTGGCGCGCCAGGGCCCGCTGCATCTGCGCCTCGGTGCCCTGCAGCAGAAAGAGGGCGTCGTCACCCAGGTGCAGCGCGGTGATCTGCGCGCAGCGGGTCACGCGGACCCGGACCACCTCAGCGGGGCTGCGGCGCTCGGCATGCACGACCACGCAGCCGTCTTCCAGGTCCGCGCTGAGGTGATCGGTGCGGGGCTGCCAGTTCACGGGTTTCACGCCCCGCGGGCCGTGCACCTGCAGCGACCCGTCGGGTTTCAGGAGCAGCAGCCGGTCTCCGGCCTCGGCCATGCTGGTGGCGCGCCCGGCGTACAGCACCTCGACCTCGCCGGCCAGGTGCAGGGTCACGCGGGCATGCAGGTGCGCGCGCAGGAACCGCAGCAGCGTGTCCGGGTCGGGATGCGTGAGGGAATCAATCAGCATGAGCGGGCGCGGCGCAGCATAGAGCATTCCGGCCTTGACGATGAAGGAACCGTCAACAGTCGCGGGTGATCCACGCCCACCGCCCGCGCATACCTCTGGGTAGAGGCGTGACCCGCGCGGGTCACGCCGCGTTCCTGCCTGGAGGTCCCGTATGAAACATGCACTGATGCTGACCCTGTCCGCCCTGACCCTCGCATCCTGCACCACCCGCACGCCCGCCACGCCCGCCGCACCCACCGGACAGGTGGCCTACGGCCTGAGCGGCAATACTCTGCTCACCTTTGGGCTGGGCAACGCCAGCGACAGCCTGACCCGCCGCACCGTCACCGGACTGGCGACCGGCGAGACCCTCGTGGACCTTGACGTGCGCAACACCGACGGTCAGCTGTACGGCGTGACCAGCGGCGGCGCCGTATACCGCCTTGACCCGGCCACCGCTCAGGCCAGCCGCGACAGCGCCATCAGCGCCACCAGCGTGGTCGCGGTGGATTTCAATCCCGCAGCAAACCGCCTGCGGGTGCTGAGCGCGGCCGACGTGAATGCCCGGCACACCCTGAGCGCCGCGCCCATCCCAGCGGTCACCGGCACCACGCCCGACGGCACCTTCACGTTCGCCGCGGGCGACGTGAACGCCGGCCGGAGCCCCAACCTGGTGGCGGCCGCGTACACCAACAGCTTCAACGACACCGGCAAAGTCAGCTCCGGCCTGACCACCGCCCTGTACTCCATCGATGCGGACGCCGATGCCCTGATCGCCCACCCGGCCGCTGGCGCGCCGCAGTTCAGCACGCTGAGCACCGTGGGCAGCCTGGGCGTGGACGTCACTGCCGGCGGCACAGGCTTCGATATTTCCGGCGCGAACACCGCCGTACTGAGCCGCAGCAGCAACGGCAGCACCAGTCTGTACACCGTGGACCTGACGACCGGCCGCGCCACGTTGCTCACGACGCTCAGCGGCGCGGCCCTGAGCAGCATCGCGCTGAAACTCGCGCAGCCCTGACCTTCCGGACCACGCGGGCCCCAATTCACAGGGGCCCGCTTGTGTTTCGTCCCGTTACTGGGGTCAGGGCGCGGCGCTGGTCAGAGTGAGCTGCGCCGGGGCCTGCCGAGGCGCACAATGCACTTACCCCTTTCGGCGGAGGTGACGCCCCCTTGCTTCTTGTTCAGCTCAGTGACCCGCACATCGATCTTGACCGGCCTGGCAAGGCAGCGGCGTTTGCGCGTGCTGTGGCGCATGTGAATGCCCTGCCCACTGCGCCGGACGCTGTGCTGCTCACTGGGGACTGCACCGAGCACGGCACTGCGGAGGAGTACGAGCAGTTCACGGCGCTGCTGCGCACGCTGACCGTCCCCGCGTACCTTGTGCCTGGCAACCACGATGACCGCGCTGAACTGCTGCGCCGCTTTCCCCCGCCGGGACCGGCCCTGCCGGGCTTCATGCAGTACGTGGTGAACGACCATCCACTGCGCCTGATCGGGCTGGACACGCACCGTCCCGGGCACGGGGAGGGCGAGCTGGACAGCGTGCGTCTGAACTGGCTGGACGCTCAACTGCAAGCCGCGCCGGCCCAGCCCACCCTGATCTTCATGCACCACCCGCCGGTCATGACCGGGCTGGACGTGATGGACCGCATCGGCCTGCAGGGCCGCGAGGCACTGTGTGACCTGCTGCTTACGCATCCACAGGTGCTGCGTGTGGCCGCCGGGCACCTGCACATGGCGCTGACCACCCGCTTCGCGCACACCACCGTGATGACCTGCCCAGGCACCGACACCACCCTCCTGCCAGAGCTGAGCCGGCCCGAACAGCTGCTCGTGCAGCGCCAGCCGCCGCTGTGCCTGATACACGCATGGAGCGAGGCGACCGGCCTGAACTCCTTCACGCAGGCGATCGCGCCCACGCCCTGGCACGCGCTGTTCGACGGGAGGCGCTGGAACGACTGAGCCGGGCGGCCCGCCGCTCCCGCAGAGGCGCGTTGTGGCACAGTGGGCCGCGTGCTTCCCTCTCCTGACGCTTCGAAAAGTGAATGGCGCGCCTGGGCGCGTGGGGTGCGCGCCGGCC from Deinococcus taeanensis carries:
- the glmU gene encoding bifunctional UDP-N-acetylglucosamine diphosphorylase/glucosamine-1-phosphate N-acetyltransferase GlmU, with amino-acid sequence MTEQNRPLDVVILAAGQGTRMKSSLPKVLHPVAGRPMVAWAVKTARDLGARQVVVVTGHGAEQVEAALRGTGVVFARQAQQLGTGHAFLQGLGALDAQAGADVLVLYGDTPLLRPETLRELLDDHRARGSAFTVLTGELPDATGYGRIIRDAHGRVERIVEQKDATAEERAVQEFNSGVYLMDARARDLARRITNDNAGGEYYLTDLLGLYRAEGADVQAFKLADPGEVMGANDRSGLADAESIIRRRITQAHMRAGVTIPMPETVYIEDTVQVGRDVTLEPGVILRGQTRIDEGVTVGAYSVVTDSVLERSVKIKAHSVLEGAQIGAGSDVGPFARLRPGTTLGEQVHIGNFVETKNAQLASGVKAGHLAYLGDVTIGAETNVGAGTIVANFDGVNKHRTQIGAGVFIGSNSTLIAPRAVGDAAFIAAGSALHDDVPEGAMAVARGKQRNIEGWSRRYWGGLREKVQVKLPWLAGWLDRQR
- the lgt gene encoding prolipoprotein diacylglyceryl transferase, with amino-acid sequence MDPVFLQIGSFTVAWYGVLITLGIVAGVWVGTRMARERGLNVDLFNDMILWMIVWGLVGARLVFVATSWQQFENIPFPRVLLDIVNLRQGGISIHGGLIGGILVMLYYARRKGMDFYRYADLCVPGVAFGIIGGRLGNIMNGTDTVGRVTGWPVGFRWPDSARAFHDGMCVRAPSPDMDLSQYCQQIGGQIVMTAPVHFTQMYGVIIGVILSVAAFFWLRSRIPGWAFWQFWLWYSVLRAGWEETFRLNPLPIKLHLSQGLDASGIGLLTETQIISIPLIIASVWMLLRLRRRGAPVQTAPGQAEPTA
- the tatC gene encoding twin-arginine translocase subunit TatC, with the protein product MPNPDSTQLHSAPLFDHLDELRKRLIISVICLALGMAAAFQYRAQLIDLVKVPLNASELYRKGTVELVTLNLTDQFVLSLNLSFWAGLAVALPLILWQVWLFIAPGLYDHERRWALPFIVGAGLSFVLGAVFGYRLVLPTMVGFLLDFLGGAVTPILSLGSYIGTVTTFLVAFGLSFELPILAVILTRIGLVNHVMLRRGWRIALVVIMVFAAIITPTPDPTSMLMVAVPLYVLYELGVVLSRAFRVVAPEENPAPLSF
- a CDS encoding twin-arginine translocase TatA/TatE family subunit, with protein sequence MFGPLEIILVIVVIALIFGAKKLPELGRGLGQGIKEFKKETHADKPVTDVASRQLDPVTGAPISTQAHVSETAGDRR
- a CDS encoding SDR family oxidoreductase produces the protein MSLFRLEGKRALVTGGSKGIGLAAAQDLIRLGAHVTIAARGEDALRRAADATGAQWVVADVSTPEGVRAAVQAAGDVDILVSNAGGPPPSLPSQVSEAAWTQGFQTTFMSTARLAEAVLGGMRERRWGRIIAVTSLTVGRPSLTLPVSNAMRAAVTNHLRTLALEVASDGVTCNTVAPGYTATERLQALHANPDDAERLKARIPARRFGEPSEVSAAVAFLATNEAAYITGQEILVDGGWGI
- the mqnB gene encoding futalosine hydrolase, whose product is MTDSHAALIVVATSGEAARLTDLPARVVVSGVGPVAAALATARALAAAPAAVVVSAGIGGAYPGSGLLPGDLAVSSVIVQADLGAWDGPVFLPLGELGLSVQPDGTQDAVFSVWDRAAQVAARAGAPLGPALTLCSVTGSLNAARALEARYPGALTEGMEGAGVAHAALLAGVPALEVRGVSNPVGPRDRAAWRLPEALAATRRGVQAVLEVLRQGRGS
- a CDS encoding DUF72 domain-containing protein, which encodes MRVYIGCGGYSNDDWAQSGLLYDGVRKDDYLSAYSRHFDAVELNSSFYAIPGLKAFEGMLRKSGGRTRFAVKLNKVFTHDRAPTDADFDRMLQSPEPLREAGLLGPYLAQFPYSFHRTAANRRYLQMLAERFAGHELAVEVRHADWDRPEVREGMAERGLIWVSPDYPPAGGLPEPQLHVTADVGYLRLHGRNAGAWWEGQSAAERHDYRYSRAEMDEWAQKIALVNDDLSELYVFFENTTKGHALKNIPMLRDALNAHGVPVQAPDPLEGAEDDGRLF
- a CDS encoding response regulator gives rise to the protein MDTRRILLIDDNANDVELALTALDEGTTDTRPAVTVASSGPEALRQLRAAHAAGTLPDLILLDLKMPQMDGLAVLDAIRAEPGVQGVPVVMLTTSGESRDIRDSYAHGASGYVVKPLDFTQFREALRTIQAFWTALNRPPITP
- the hisF gene encoding imidazole glycerol phosphate synthase subunit HisF, whose product is MLTKRIIPCLDVQSGRVVKNVRFFENHRDAGDPLQLAQAYEAQQADELVFYDITATHEGRSLMLDVAARVAEQVMMPLTVGGGVNHLSDFRQLLLAGADKISVNSGALSRPALIREASDHYGAQCVMLSIDAKRRPDGLGWNVFRAGGRVDTGLDLIEWATRGQTLGAGEICLNVMDADGTRAGFDLHATRAVARAVDLPVIASGGAGKLDDFRDVLLAGDDGGNADAALAASVFHFGELTVPQVKTYLKSQGLPVRPDWRDA
- the hisIE gene encoding bifunctional phosphoribosyl-AMP cyclohydrolase/phosphoribosyl-ATP diphosphatase HisIE — translated: MTAPALPEHLKFDPTTGLIPVVTQDARTGAVLMQAWADRAAVQRTLQTREATYWSRSRGEQWVKGATSGHTQQVVDVQADCDGDSLLYRVVQTGPACHTGAYSCYHQPLLSGEAPAAGLDGTLERVYATITERLATLPENSYVARLHAGGLDRILKKISEEAGEVLLAAKNSDGPELATEVADLLFHTLFAMAEIGVSPADVAAVLQEREGRTGLKEPKAAG
- the nucS gene encoding endonuclease NucS codes for the protein MLIDSLTHPDPDTLLRFLRAHLHARVTLHLAGEVEVLYAGRATSMAEAGDRLLLLKPDGSLQVHGPRGVKPVNWQPRTDHLSADLEDGCVVVHAERRSPAEVVRVRVTRCAQITALHLGDDALFLLQGTEAQMQRALARHPDLIEPGLSVLNRELLVGVGGIDLYARDAQGRFVVVELKRGKAGHEAVYQLARYVDAVRAQAPGAVRGILAAPDITLPALKVAQAAGLEYVKVSALPQVPEAAAQPTLF
- a CDS encoding DUF4394 domain-containing protein, producing MKHALMLTLSALTLASCTTRTPATPAAPTGQVAYGLSGNTLLTFGLGNASDSLTRRTVTGLATGETLVDLDVRNTDGQLYGVTSGGAVYRLDPATAQASRDSAISATSVVAVDFNPAANRLRVLSAADVNARHTLSAAPIPAVTGTTPDGTFTFAAGDVNAGRSPNLVAAAYTNSFNDTGKVSSGLTTALYSIDADADALIAHPAAGAPQFSTLSTVGSLGVDVTAGGTGFDISGANTAVLSRSSNGSTSLYTVDLTTGRATLLTTLSGAALSSIALKLAQP